One genomic segment of Pseudomonas chlororaphis subsp. aurantiaca includes these proteins:
- a CDS encoding SMP-30/gluconolactonase/LRE family protein, with amino-acid sequence MKPVAPRRIKFRHLLLVVLIAIGAFLLLMPTKVQPLAWTPPPAPSLKSGLYAENQKLKGLQAVGALNIEGPEALLLEDGSLISGLHDGRVIRTALDGSALQVLANTGGRPLGLARHPDGRLIIADALKGLLALDAKGQLSTLTSSSNGLPFGFTDDVAVDAAGRYAYFSDATSRWGYGQDGEAVIEHGGDGRLLRYDFQTGQTEQLLDGLEFANGIALGPQEAYVLVNETGAYRISRYWLSGAKAGTRDLFIDNLPGLPDNLSFNGQGRFWVALYAPRNVLLDGTAPYPRVRKIIARAMTLLPKPVEKRGFVLGLDTQGQVIANLQDASAGNYAPITTVREYGDALYFGSLKATHMARLPLSVALSKAP; translated from the coding sequence ATGAAGCCAGTCGCACCCCGTCGGATCAAGTTTCGCCATCTGCTGCTGGTCGTGCTCATCGCCATCGGCGCCTTTCTGCTGCTGATGCCGACCAAGGTCCAGCCACTGGCCTGGACCCCACCGCCGGCGCCTTCGCTGAAGAGCGGCCTGTACGCCGAGAACCAGAAGCTCAAGGGCCTGCAGGCGGTGGGCGCGCTGAATATCGAAGGGCCGGAAGCCCTGCTGCTGGAGGACGGCTCGCTGATCAGCGGCCTGCATGACGGGCGGGTGATCCGCACCGCCCTGGACGGCAGCGCCCTGCAGGTACTGGCCAATACCGGCGGACGCCCCCTGGGCCTGGCCCGCCATCCGGATGGCCGGCTGATCATCGCCGACGCGCTCAAGGGCCTGCTGGCGCTGGACGCCAAGGGCCAGTTGAGCACCCTCACCAGCTCCTCCAACGGCCTGCCCTTTGGCTTTACCGACGACGTGGCTGTGGATGCCGCCGGGCGTTATGCCTACTTCAGCGACGCCACCAGCCGCTGGGGCTACGGCCAGGATGGCGAGGCGGTGATCGAGCACGGCGGCGACGGTCGCCTGCTGCGCTATGACTTCCAGACCGGCCAGACCGAACAGTTGCTGGACGGCCTGGAGTTTGCCAACGGCATCGCCCTCGGTCCCCAGGAAGCCTATGTGCTGGTCAACGAAACCGGCGCCTACCGGATCAGCCGCTACTGGCTCAGCGGCGCCAAGGCCGGCACCCGCGACCTGTTCATCGACAACCTGCCGGGGCTGCCGGACAACCTCAGTTTCAACGGCCAGGGGCGTTTCTGGGTGGCGCTCTACGCCCCGCGCAACGTGCTGCTCGATGGCACCGCACCCTACCCACGGGTGCGCAAGATAATCGCGCGCGCCATGACCCTGCTGCCCAAGCCGGTGGAAAAACGCGGCTTCGTCCTGGGCCTGGATACCCAGGGCCAGGTCATCGCCAACCTGCAGGACGCCAGCGCCGGCAACTACGCGCCCATCACCACGGTGCGCGAATACGGCGACGCCCTGTACTTCGGCTCGCTCAAGGCCACGCACATGGCGCGCCTGCCGCTGAGCGTCGCCCTGTCGAAGGCGCCCTGA
- a CDS encoding DUF465 domain-containing protein: MPVPHDLYQDLSYSKEDIQQRRANDPHLNALFDKYSTIDDQVLKAEAAAAADDELKKLKEKRLLIKDEISEKLTARS; encoded by the coding sequence ATGCCGGTGCCCCATGACCTGTACCAGGACCTGAGCTACAGCAAAGAAGACATTCAACAGCGTCGGGCCAATGACCCGCACTTGAATGCCTTGTTCGACAAATACTCCACCATTGATGATCAGGTGCTCAAAGCGGAGGCCGCGGCGGCCGCTGACGACGAACTGAAAAAACTCAAGGAAAAGCGGCTGCTGATCAAGGATGAAATCTCCGAGAAGTTGACCGCACGCTCCTGA
- the bsrA gene encoding LysR family transcriptional regulator BsrA, whose translation MKLNLRHLDLNLLLVFDALMQEQNLSRAAVRLNLSQPAVSNALARLRSQLDEPLFIRTARGMQPTPRAHVLHGSVRQALRLLQEGLDPSSEFDPVASDQTFTLSMNDYAQARLLPALSRRLQSAAPKVRLAVRSDAADSLPAWLTTGMLDLAVDYLYFDDPDLCYQPLLEEQLVVIGRIDHPAFEPQLSLKAYEQSLHVAIPDRGGRGSPLEIVLGSAKVQRHVQLFVPHYLSIPLIVAQSDLLGTVPRRLAEHFCALMPIRIAELPLVAPPVQVSLIWHRQQERVPGHRWLREEIIALAARFAGQPELSGH comes from the coding sequence ATGAAGCTGAATTTGCGGCACCTGGATCTCAACCTGTTGCTGGTGTTCGACGCGCTGATGCAGGAGCAGAACCTGTCCCGCGCGGCGGTGCGCCTGAACCTCAGCCAGCCGGCCGTGAGCAACGCCCTGGCGCGCCTGCGCAGCCAGCTCGACGAGCCGCTGTTCATCCGCACCGCCCGGGGCATGCAGCCGACGCCTCGGGCCCATGTGCTGCACGGCTCGGTGCGCCAGGCCCTGCGCCTGTTGCAGGAAGGCCTGGACCCGAGCAGCGAGTTCGACCCGGTGGCGTCCGATCAGACCTTTACCCTGTCGATGAACGACTACGCCCAGGCGCGCCTGCTGCCGGCACTGTCGCGGCGCCTGCAAAGCGCCGCGCCCAAGGTCCGCCTGGCGGTGCGCAGCGATGCCGCCGACTCCCTGCCGGCCTGGCTGACCACCGGAATGCTCGACCTCGCGGTGGACTACCTGTACTTCGACGATCCCGACCTTTGCTACCAGCCGCTGCTGGAAGAACAGTTGGTGGTGATCGGCCGTATCGACCACCCGGCCTTCGAGCCGCAGCTCAGTCTCAAGGCCTATGAACAGAGCCTGCACGTGGCGATTCCGGACCGGGGCGGGCGCGGCTCGCCGCTGGAAATCGTCCTCGGCTCGGCCAAGGTCCAGCGCCATGTGCAGCTGTTCGTCCCGCATTACCTGAGCATCCCGTTGATTGTCGCCCAGTCGGACTTGCTGGGCACGGTGCCGCGGCGCCTGGCGGAGCACTTCTGCGCGCTGATGCCGATCCGCATCGCCGAGCTGCCGCTGGTGGCGCCGCCGGTGCAGGTCAGCCTGATCTGGCATCGCCAGCAGGAGCGGGTTCCGGGGCATCGCTGGCTGCGCGAGGAGATCATCGCGCTGGCCGCCCGGTTCGCGGGGCAGCCGGAGCTGTCCGGGCATTGA
- a CDS encoding SRPBCC family protein: MRQTTLAFRERYRAAVHPRYNPWLHGGFVLAYGMACIALLWSTLHQVQPLEWLAVPVALLFFNLCIYVVHRWLGHHKQAFARMFYARHSGDHHSFFVPGYMTYDGPRDWRVILFPAWLIVVHSLLFALPLWWLLKFWNANVAALFASCTLIGYLAYEVFHACEHLPAGHPLARLPWIRQMRRLHELHHRRELMQERNFNIVLPLMDYLFGTLYWEPEPATSSLSKRSSSMTRMQHQIDIPRNPVALLDYASASSRWPEWHPSSLKVQGPAGALPAGARFEEDIHAGGRSGHLSWRVDEYLPGLRWRAAARGDHGLELVVTYECQALDAHHTRFIRTLEYRFDGLLMRLGNRLLFRGRIERESADSLLALCEVAQRAIPLGAGVAPQRAT, translated from the coding sequence TTGAGGCAAACCACCCTGGCATTTCGCGAGCGTTACCGCGCCGCGGTTCATCCGCGCTACAACCCGTGGCTGCACGGCGGTTTCGTGCTGGCCTACGGCATGGCGTGCATCGCCCTGCTGTGGAGCACCCTGCACCAGGTGCAGCCGCTGGAGTGGCTGGCGGTGCCGGTGGCGCTGTTGTTCTTCAACCTGTGCATCTATGTCGTGCACCGCTGGCTGGGCCACCACAAGCAGGCCTTCGCGCGGATGTTCTACGCCCGCCACAGCGGCGACCATCACAGCTTCTTCGTGCCGGGATACATGACCTACGACGGCCCCCGGGACTGGCGGGTGATCCTGTTCCCGGCCTGGCTGATCGTGGTCCACAGCCTGCTGTTCGCCCTGCCGCTGTGGTGGCTGCTGAAGTTCTGGAATGCCAATGTCGCGGCGCTGTTCGCCAGCTGCACCCTGATCGGCTACCTGGCCTACGAGGTGTTCCATGCCTGCGAACACCTGCCGGCCGGGCACCCGCTGGCGCGGCTGCCGTGGATTCGCCAGATGCGCCGCCTGCATGAGCTGCATCACCGCCGCGAGCTGATGCAGGAGCGCAATTTCAACATTGTCCTGCCGCTGATGGATTACCTGTTCGGCACCCTGTACTGGGAGCCGGAACCCGCAACCTCCTCGCTATCGAAAAGGTCCTCGTCCATGACCCGCATGCAGCATCAGATCGATATTCCACGCAACCCGGTGGCCCTGCTCGACTACGCCAGCGCCTCCAGCCGCTGGCCGGAGTGGCACCCGTCGTCGCTGAAGGTCCAGGGGCCGGCCGGAGCCCTGCCCGCCGGCGCGCGCTTCGAGGAAGACATCCACGCCGGCGGGCGCAGCGGGCACCTGAGCTGGCGGGTCGACGAGTACCTGCCGGGGCTTCGCTGGCGTGCCGCGGCCAGGGGCGATCATGGCCTGGAACTGGTGGTGACCTATGAGTGCCAGGCGCTGGACGCCCACCACACGCGTTTTATCCGCACCCTGGAATACCGCTTCGACGGCCTGCTGATGCGCCTGGGCAATCGCCTGTTATTCAGAGGGCGGATAGAACGGGAGTCCGCCGACTCCCTGCTAGCCTTGTGCGAAGTGGCGCAAAGGGCGATTCCCCTGGGCGCCGGCGTCGCGCCGCAGCGTGCGACTTGA
- a CDS encoding MGH1-like glycoside hydrolase domain-containing protein: MTAAAAASILETVEGQRLNGPAGEPWREWGPYLSERQWGTVREDYSADGDAWAYLPHDHARSRAYRWGEDGLAGFSDKAQHWCLGLALWNERDSILKERLFGLNNAEGNHGEDVKELYFYLDGVPSHAYMRMLYKYPQAAFPYEDLLRENARRGLDDTEYEILDTGVFEDDRYFDVTVEYAKHAVDDIFMRVTVHNRFYQPARLRVLPQVWARNTWSWGGDSRKPSLRLQGEQLLARHPRCSPMQVTAWGPERCEWLFCNNETNFPKLDGLATPGPFKDGINDYLLGGASTVIARDGGTRAAAHFTLELAGLESKSLYLRFAPAGSAQVSARRLFEQRRAEADAFYAALQQGIADADARNVQRQALAGLLWSKQLYDFDVNRWLDGDPGQPAPPASHAHLRNSHWRHLANLDIVAMPDTWEYPWYASWDLGFQAVALALIDPGFAKHQLLLLVKDRFMHPNGQLPAYEWRFDDANPPVHAWASWRVYLREKALTGRGDMDFLERVFHKLLLNFAWWVNRKDAEGRNLFQGGFLGLDNIALFDRSAPLPPGYTLDQADGTAWVAAYALDLMRIALELAKRNPVYVDIAVKFFEHFLYIAGAINRLDDGDAGLWDEQDRFFYDVLHRPDGGNEPLRLRSIVGLMPLFAVQVLEQREHEGLPGLRERLLGFMHHRPDLARLVSRWNEPGQGNRLLLALLRGERTKDLLTRMLDEAEFLSDFGIRSLSRVFAEHPFALQVDGHQLCARYAPADSDSRLYGGNSNWRGPLWMPINYMLIESLREFHRYYADNFSVEYPSGSGYLASLEEVADSLSQRLTRLFLRDEDGRRPSMCAYAQLQADPRDRDLLLFHEYFHGDTGRGLGASHQTGWTALVALLLQPLN; the protein is encoded by the coding sequence ATGACAGCAGCAGCGGCGGCAAGCATCCTCGAAACGGTCGAAGGCCAGCGCCTCAATGGCCCGGCGGGCGAACCCTGGCGCGAGTGGGGGCCGTACTTGAGCGAGCGGCAGTGGGGCACGGTGCGCGAGGACTACAGCGCCGACGGCGATGCCTGGGCTTACTTGCCCCACGACCATGCCCGCAGCCGGGCCTACCGCTGGGGCGAGGACGGGCTGGCGGGGTTCTCCGACAAGGCCCAGCACTGGTGCCTGGGGCTGGCCCTGTGGAACGAGCGCGACAGCATTCTCAAGGAGCGCCTGTTCGGCTTGAACAACGCCGAGGGCAATCACGGCGAAGACGTCAAGGAGTTGTATTTCTACCTCGATGGCGTGCCCAGCCATGCCTATATGCGCATGCTCTACAAATACCCGCAGGCGGCCTTTCCCTATGAAGACCTGCTGCGGGAAAACGCCCGGCGCGGCCTGGACGACACCGAGTACGAGATCCTCGACACCGGGGTGTTTGAGGACGATCGCTACTTCGACGTGACGGTGGAGTACGCCAAGCACGCGGTCGACGACATCTTCATGCGGGTCACGGTGCACAACCGTTTTTATCAGCCGGCGCGCCTGCGGGTCTTGCCCCAGGTATGGGCGCGCAACACCTGGAGCTGGGGCGGCGATTCGCGCAAGCCGAGCCTGCGCCTGCAGGGCGAGCAGCTGCTGGCCCGGCATCCGCGCTGTTCGCCGATGCAGGTCACGGCCTGGGGGCCGGAGCGTTGCGAGTGGCTGTTCTGCAACAACGAAACCAACTTCCCGAAGCTCGATGGCCTCGCCACGCCCGGCCCGTTCAAGGATGGGATCAATGACTATCTGCTGGGAGGTGCCAGCACCGTCATTGCCCGCGACGGCGGAACCCGCGCTGCCGCCCACTTCACCCTGGAGCTGGCCGGGCTGGAGAGTAAAAGCCTGTATCTGCGCTTCGCCCCGGCCGGTTCGGCCCAGGTCAGCGCCAGGCGCCTGTTCGAACAGCGGCGGGCCGAGGCCGACGCGTTCTACGCCGCGCTGCAACAGGGCATCGCCGATGCCGACGCGCGCAATGTCCAGCGCCAGGCCCTGGCCGGGCTGCTGTGGTCCAAGCAACTCTACGATTTCGACGTCAACCGCTGGCTCGACGGCGACCCTGGTCAGCCCGCGCCACCGGCATCCCACGCCCATTTGCGCAACAGCCATTGGCGGCACCTGGCGAACCTCGACATCGTGGCCATGCCCGACACCTGGGAATACCCCTGGTACGCCTCCTGGGACCTGGGTTTCCAGGCGGTGGCCCTGGCTTTGATCGATCCGGGGTTCGCCAAGCACCAGCTGCTGCTCCTGGTCAAGGACCGCTTCATGCATCCCAATGGGCAGTTGCCGGCCTACGAGTGGCGCTTCGACGACGCCAACCCGCCGGTGCATGCCTGGGCCAGCTGGCGGGTGTACCTGCGGGAAAAGGCCCTGACCGGCCGGGGCGACATGGACTTTCTCGAGCGGGTCTTCCATAAGCTGCTGCTGAACTTCGCCTGGTGGGTCAACCGCAAGGATGCCGAAGGGCGCAACCTGTTCCAGGGCGGTTTCCTCGGCCTCGACAACATTGCACTGTTCGACCGCTCGGCACCCTTGCCGCCGGGCTACACCCTGGACCAGGCCGACGGCACCGCCTGGGTCGCGGCCTATGCCCTGGACCTGATGCGCATCGCCCTGGAGCTGGCCAAGCGCAACCCGGTGTACGTGGATATCGCGGTGAAGTTCTTCGAGCACTTCCTGTACATCGCCGGGGCCATCAACCGGCTGGACGATGGCGACGCAGGGCTGTGGGACGAGCAGGACCGGTTCTTCTACGACGTGCTGCACCGCCCCGACGGCGGCAACGAACCGCTGCGCCTGCGCTCCATCGTCGGCCTGATGCCGCTGTTCGCCGTGCAGGTGCTGGAGCAGCGCGAGCACGAAGGCTTGCCCGGGCTGCGCGAGCGTTTGCTGGGGTTCATGCACCATCGGCCGGACCTGGCCCGCCTGGTGTCGCGCTGGAACGAGCCGGGGCAGGGCAATCGCCTGTTGCTCGCGCTGTTGCGCGGCGAGCGCACCAAAGACCTGCTCACGCGCATGCTCGACGAGGCCGAGTTTCTCTCCGACTTCGGTATCCGTTCGCTGTCCAGGGTCTTCGCCGAACACCCCTTTGCCCTGCAGGTCGACGGTCACCAACTGTGCGCCCGTTATGCGCCGGCCGATTCCGACTCACGGCTGTACGGCGGCAACTCCAACTGGCGCGGGCCGCTGTGGATGCCGATCAACTACATGCTGATCGAGTCGCTGCGCGAGTTTCATCGCTACTACGCCGACAACTTCTCGGTGGAATACCCCAGCGGTTCCGGCTACCTGGCGTCCCTGGAGGAGGTCGCCGACAGCCTGAGCCAGCGCCTGACCCGCCTGTTCCTGCGCGACGAGGACGGGCGCCGCCCGTCGATGTGCGCCTACGCGCAGTTGCAGGCCGATCCCCGGGACCGGGATCTGCTGCTGTTCCATGAGTACTTCCACGGCGACACCGGCCGCGGCCTGGGGGCCAGCCACCAGACCGGCTGGACGGCGCTGGTGGCGTTGTTGCTGCAGCCTTTGAACTGA
- a CDS encoding DUF488 domain-containing protein, producing the protein MILCKRAYEPASPDDGYRVLVDRLWPRNCRKEQLLLDEWLKDLAPSTELRRAFKSGELDFATFRSRYRQELTARPEHWWALLECAQKGCLTLVYSAHDEVHNNARVLAEWLEDELDRQGEGSSPVCYAHRSPPE; encoded by the coding sequence ATGATTCTGTGCAAACGCGCCTACGAGCCGGCGAGCCCCGACGACGGTTACCGGGTGCTGGTGGACCGGCTGTGGCCGCGCAACTGTCGCAAGGAGCAGTTGCTGCTGGATGAGTGGTTGAAAGACCTGGCGCCGTCTACCGAATTGCGCCGTGCCTTCAAGTCCGGCGAGTTGGATTTCGCCACCTTCCGCAGCCGTTACCGCCAGGAACTGACAGCCCGCCCCGAGCATTGGTGGGCGTTGCTGGAATGCGCGCAAAAGGGTTGCTTGACCCTGGTGTACTCGGCGCACGATGAAGTGCACAACAATGCCCGGGTGCTGGCCGAGTGGCTGGAGGACGAGTTGGACCGGCAGGGCGAGGGGAGTTCGCCAGTGTGTTACGCGCACCGGTCGCCGCCTGAATGA
- a CDS encoding excinuclease ABC subunit UvrA, giving the protein MTSARNMPSPQVLSSLPANSSGFVRVRGAREHNLRNVDVDIPRDALVVFTGVSGSGKSSLAFSTLYAEAQRRYFESVAPYARRLIDQVGVPDVDAIEGLPPAVALQQQRGTPSTRSSVGSVTTLSSLIRMLYSRAGSYPPGQPMLYAEDFSPNTPQGACPNCHGLGRVYEVSEASMVPDPSLTIRQRAVASWPLAWQGQNLRDILVTLGYDVDIPWRDLPKEQRDWILFTEETPTVPVYAGLTPEQTREALKRKQEPSYMGTFSGARRYVLHTFTHSQSALMKKRVSQFMLGSPCPLCEGKRLKREALSVTFAGLDIGELSQMPLLQLAEVLKPVAAQAYPEQAEEAGEVWSHEQTQAARQQRIAQGAPGHVGGPDVRHTPNLSLEKRLAAQRIAQDLLERVGTLTGLGLGYLALERSTPTLSSGELQRLRLATQLGSQLFGVIYVLDEPSAGLHPADAEALFEALQQLKAAGNSLFVVEHDLQTMRRADWLIDVGPAAGEQGGQVLYSGPPAGLAQVAESQTRAYLFAELAPARRTAREAQGWLRLEGISRNNLKDLSAEFPLGCFTAVTGVSGSGKSSLVSQALLELVGAHLGRPQGNEEPEELNLEDEAPQASSGEVTAGLERIKRLVQVDQKPIGRTPRSNLATYTGLFDHVRKLFAATPEARALGYDAGQFSFNVAKGRCPACEGEGFVSVELLFMPSVYAPCPTCHGARYNPQTLAIQWQGLNIAQVLQLTVQEAVEVFAGQASIRRSLEVLRDIGLGYLRLGQPATELSGGEAQRIKLATELQRNPRGATLYVLDEPTTGLHPRDVDRLLEQLDNLVRAGHSVVVVEHEMRVVAQADWVIDIGPGAGDQGGKLVVSGTPQQVARHRKSRTAPFLAQALG; this is encoded by the coding sequence ATGACTTCAGCGCGCAACATGCCTTCGCCCCAGGTTTTGTCTTCCTTGCCAGCGAACAGCTCGGGTTTTGTCAGGGTGCGCGGCGCCCGTGAACACAACCTGCGCAACGTCGACGTGGATATTCCCCGCGATGCGCTGGTGGTGTTCACCGGGGTTTCCGGTTCCGGCAAATCGTCCCTGGCGTTCTCGACCCTGTATGCCGAGGCCCAGCGCCGCTATTTCGAATCGGTGGCGCCTTACGCCCGGCGCCTGATCGACCAGGTCGGGGTACCGGATGTCGACGCCATCGAAGGCCTGCCGCCGGCGGTGGCCCTGCAACAGCAGCGCGGCACGCCGAGCACCCGCTCTTCGGTGGGCAGCGTCACCACCTTGTCCAGCCTGATCCGCATGCTCTATTCCCGGGCCGGCAGCTACCCGCCGGGGCAGCCGATGCTCTACGCCGAAGACTTTTCGCCCAACACCCCGCAGGGTGCCTGCCCCAACTGCCATGGCCTGGGCCGGGTCTACGAGGTCAGCGAGGCGTCCATGGTGCCGGACCCTTCGCTGACCATCCGCCAGCGCGCGGTGGCCTCCTGGCCCCTGGCCTGGCAGGGGCAGAACCTGCGCGACATCCTCGTGACCCTGGGCTACGACGTCGATATCCCCTGGCGCGACCTGCCTAAAGAACAGCGCGACTGGATCCTGTTCACCGAAGAAACCCCGACCGTGCCGGTGTACGCCGGGCTGACCCCGGAGCAGACCCGCGAGGCCCTCAAGCGCAAGCAGGAGCCGAGCTACATGGGCACCTTCAGCGGGGCCCGGCGCTACGTGCTGCACACCTTCACCCATTCGCAAAGCGCGCTGATGAAAAAGCGCGTGTCGCAGTTCATGCTCGGCAGCCCGTGCCCGCTGTGCGAAGGCAAGCGCCTGAAGCGCGAGGCGCTGTCGGTGACCTTCGCCGGCCTCGACATCGGCGAGCTGTCGCAGATGCCCCTGCTGCAACTGGCCGAGGTGCTCAAGCCGGTGGCCGCCCAGGCTTACCCGGAGCAGGCCGAGGAGGCCGGCGAGGTCTGGAGCCACGAGCAGACCCAGGCCGCGCGCCAACAACGGATTGCCCAGGGCGCGCCGGGGCATGTCGGAGGGCCGGATGTGCGGCATACGCCGAACCTGTCCCTGGAAAAACGCCTGGCCGCGCAACGCATCGCCCAGGACCTGCTGGAGCGGGTCGGCACCCTGACCGGCCTGGGCCTGGGGTATCTGGCCCTGGAGCGCAGCACGCCGACCCTGTCGTCCGGCGAGTTGCAGCGCTTGCGCCTGGCGACCCAGCTGGGCTCGCAGCTGTTCGGGGTGATCTACGTGCTCGACGAACCTTCGGCGGGCCTGCACCCGGCGGACGCCGAGGCGCTGTTCGAGGCCCTGCAGCAGCTCAAGGCTGCGGGCAATTCGCTGTTCGTGGTCGAGCACGACCTGCAGACCATGCGCCGCGCCGACTGGCTGATCGACGTCGGCCCGGCGGCGGGCGAGCAGGGCGGCCAGGTGCTGTACAGCGGCCCGCCAGCGGGGCTGGCCCAGGTCGCGGAGTCGCAGACCCGCGCCTACCTGTTCGCCGAGCTGGCGCCGGCCCGCCGCACCGCGCGCGAGGCCCAGGGCTGGCTGCGCCTGGAGGGCATCAGCCGCAACAACCTGAAGGACCTGAGCGCCGAATTCCCCCTCGGCTGCTTCACCGCGGTGACCGGGGTGTCGGGTTCCGGCAAGTCGAGCCTGGTCAGCCAGGCGTTGCTGGAACTGGTGGGGGCGCATCTCGGGCGGCCGCAGGGCAACGAAGAGCCGGAAGAGCTGAATCTGGAAGACGAGGCCCCGCAGGCCAGCAGCGGCGAAGTCACCGCCGGGCTGGAACGGATCAAGCGCCTGGTGCAGGTGGACCAGAAACCCATCGGCCGCACCCCGCGCTCGAACCTGGCGACCTACACCGGGCTGTTCGACCACGTGCGCAAGCTGTTCGCCGCCACCCCCGAGGCGCGCGCGCTGGGCTACGACGCCGGGCAGTTCTCCTTCAACGTCGCCAAGGGGCGCTGCCCGGCCTGCGAAGGTGAAGGCTTTGTCAGCGTCGAGCTGTTGTTCATGCCCAGCGTCTATGCGCCGTGCCCGACCTGCCACGGCGCGCGTTACAACCCGCAGACCCTGGCTATCCAGTGGCAAGGCCTGAACATCGCCCAGGTCCTGCAACTGACGGTGCAGGAGGCGGTCGAGGTGTTCGCCGGGCAGGCGAGCATCCGCCGTTCCCTGGAAGTCTTGCGCGATATCGGCCTGGGCTACCTGCGCCTCGGCCAGCCGGCCACCGAACTGTCCGGCGGCGAAGCGCAGCGGATCAAGCTGGCCACCGAGCTGCAGCGCAACCCCCGCGGCGCCACCCTGTATGTGCTGGACGAACCGACCACCGGCCTGCATCCGCGGGATGTCGATCGCCTGCTGGAGCAACTGGACAACCTGGTGCGGGCCGGCCACAGCGTGGTGGTGGTCGAGCACGAAATGCGCGTGGTGGCCCAGGCCGACTGGGTGATCGATATCGGTCCGGGTGCCGGCGACCAGGGCGGCAAATTGGTGGTCAGCGGTACCCCGCAGCAGGTGGCCAGGCACCGCAAGAGCCGCACCGCGCCGTTTCTGGCCCAGGCGCTGGGGTGA
- a CDS encoding thiol:disulfide interchange protein DsbA/DsbL: MRHSILNIALAASCLFGLAGQTAMAAVDASQYVELKDAVPQVAPGKIEVVELFSYGCGHCYNLEASINPWAAQLPEDVNFVKLPAMFGGIWDVYGQLYLTLATMEARPEAHHAVFEAIHGGNRLKTPEAMAELLKGQGVDPAKFLATYNSFAVQAKVMDAKKRTAAYQVTGVPSLVVDGKYRFGMTSDGAKGLFAVADQLIAQVRAAK, encoded by the coding sequence ATGCGTCACTCGATTCTGAACATTGCCCTGGCAGCCAGCTGCCTCTTTGGCTTGGCCGGGCAGACCGCCATGGCAGCGGTGGATGCCAGCCAGTACGTGGAGCTCAAGGATGCCGTGCCGCAGGTCGCGCCCGGCAAGATCGAAGTGGTGGAACTGTTTTCCTACGGCTGCGGCCACTGCTACAACCTCGAAGCCTCGATCAACCCCTGGGCGGCCCAGCTTCCCGAGGACGTGAACTTCGTCAAGCTGCCGGCCATGTTCGGTGGGATCTGGGATGTCTACGGCCAGCTGTACCTGACCCTGGCGACCATGGAGGCCAGGCCCGAAGCGCACCACGCGGTATTCGAGGCGATCCACGGCGGCAACCGCCTGAAAACCCCCGAGGCCATGGCCGAACTGCTCAAAGGGCAGGGCGTCGACCCGGCGAAGTTCCTCGCCACCTACAACTCCTTCGCCGTGCAGGCCAAGGTGATGGACGCGAAAAAGCGCACCGCGGCCTACCAGGTCACCGGCGTACCTTCGCTGGTGGTGGACGGCAAGTACCGCTTTGGCATGACCAGCGACGGCGCCAAGGGCCTGTTCGCGGTGGCGGACCAGTTGATCGCCCAGGTGCGGGCGGCGAAGTAA